In one Dreissena polymorpha isolate Duluth1 chromosome 7, UMN_Dpol_1.0, whole genome shotgun sequence genomic region, the following are encoded:
- the LOC127839514 gene encoding uncharacterized protein LOC127839514: protein MATVRQYHRTIAWSSSSYRFVAIMETSNFSITILSTGWVYCIQGLEGSPPDAKTQHTTPPDSCIITRVSDPGYLATPICMVQCALVLLKEITEEKFKCVHQRPAIFRGSSLIDRLHKNNVKFEVVTEHTAL, encoded by the exons ATGGCAACAGTGCGACAgtaccatcgtactatcgcatggtCCTCATCGTCCTAtcgctttgtcgccatc ATGGAGACCTCCAACTTCAGCATCACCATCCTAAGCACGGGCTGGGTttactgcat CCAAGGGCTGGAAGGAAGCCCTCCTGACGCAAAGACCCAGCACACCACACCCCCGGACAGCTGCATCATAACTAGGGTATCCGACCCGGGATATTTGGCCACGCCCATCTGCATGGTCCAATGTGCCTTGGTGCTCCTCAAGGAGATCACGGAGGAGAAATTTAA GTGTGTGCACCAACGGCCCGCCATTTTCCGCGGGTCCAGCCTTATCGACCGACTGCACAAGAACAACGTCAAGTTTGAAGTGGTGACCGAGCACACTGCTCTGTGA